The following proteins are co-located in the Seriola aureovittata isolate HTS-2021-v1 ecotype China chromosome 7, ASM2101889v1, whole genome shotgun sequence genome:
- the arnt gene encoding aryl hydrocarbon receptor nuclear translocator isoform X4: MLFHTDMSSSNPELPDPNLGMGASGTQAGGGAVVPKGTNKRRATQDFDDDEGSKLFRCDDETGGSNNDKERFARENHSEIERRRRNKMTAYITELSDMVPTCSALARKPDKLTILRMAVSHMKSLRGSGNTNADGSYKPSFLTDQELKHLILEAADGFLFVVSCETGRIVYVSDSLTPVLNQSQSEWLGSSLYDQLHPDDTEKLREQLSTAENNNTGRMLDLKTGTVKKESQQSSARMSMGARRSFICRMRCGSCPVEPLSMNRLNFLRNRNRNGLGAAKEGEPQYVVVHCTGYIKSWPPAGVSLTDDEADNTQGSRYCLVAIGRLQVTCCPSDTDINSISVPVEFISRHNCQGMFTFVDHRCMATVGYQPQDLLGKNILELAHPEDQGLLRDSFQQVVKLKGQVLSVMFRFRSKSREWIWMRTSSFTFQNPFSEEIEYIICTNVNVKNSTQDPLTPISSPGGLLPPSLGQSSPSGPPVVLSPGQVATRQFQQQQQAELEGGGARDGLYEAGPITLSQMPVQPVQPVTAAGPDHSKTLEKPELYSALFQGPDQSKGIPSTSTPSTQIYPPANNFTASRSSDAYRPVNMTPQMAQPTHSAGQMLAQMSRQNGAPQSVTPSSTGSPLHGGPAGGWPGAGARPQFNNQQVAPQAPKTMSPPFAPMGGFGGGSSNSFGQMPTGAAPTPTSGANYPQMNARASLNTNGYDGSQSGAQFPSRAAEAVWPQWQGQQHSQSNAEQHPHAQGNQQDIFPDVLSMLDQPANFNGDDFEISMYPSFNE, encoded by the exons atgttattcCACACGGACATGTCCTCTTCAAACCCAG AGTTACCAGATCCAAATCTGGGTATGGGGGCAAGTGGGACCCAAGCAGGTGGCGGGGCTGTTGTGCCAAAAGGGACCAACAAGAGACGAGCTac GCAAgactttgatgatgatgaaggaagCAAGTTGTTCAG GTGTGATGATGAAACGGGCGGCTCTAACAATGACAAAGAGCGCTTTGCCAG GGAGAATCACAGTGAGATTGAGAGGCGGAGGCGGAACAAGATGACCGCCTACATCACAGAATTATCAGACATGGTGCCCACCTGCAGTGCTCTAGCACGGAAACCGGACAAACTAACCATCCTACGAATGGCTGTGTCCCATATGAAGTCTCTGAGAGGAAGTGGCAATACCAATGCAGATGGGTCGTACAAACCTTCCTTTCTCACTGACCAG GAGCTGAAGCACCTCATCCTGGAGGCAGCCGATGGCTTCCTGTTCGTGGTGTCATGTGAGACCGGTCGCATTGTTTATGTCTCAGACTCCCTGACACCCGTCCTCAACCAGTCACAGTCTGAATGGCTCGGCTCCTCCCTTTATGATCAGCTCCACCCAGATGACACAGAAAAGCTCAGGGAGCAGCTCTCTACTGCAGAGAATAACAACACAG GGAGAATGTTGGACTTGAAGACAGGAACAGTGAAGAAGGAAAGCCAGCAGTCATCAGCCAGAATGAGCATGGGAGCCCGTCGATCATTCATCTGCAGAATGAG gtgTGGTTCGTGTCCAGTGGAACCGTTGTCAATGAACAGACTGAACTTCCTTAGGAACAGAAACAG GAATGGTTTGGGTGCAGCCAAGGAAGGGGAGCCCCAGTATGTAGTGGTCCACTGTACAGGATACATCAAGTCTTGGCCCCCTGCAG ggGTATCATTAACAGATGATGAAGCAGACAACACTCAGGGGAGTCGCTACTGTCTAGTTGCTATTGGGAGATTACAG GTGACTTGTTGCCCAAGtgacacagacataaacagcaTCAGTGTTCCAGTAGAGTTCATCTCACGCCATAACTGCCAGGGCATGTTCACCTTTGTGGACCACCGCTGCATGGCCACTGTCGGCTACCAGCCGCAG GATTTACTTGGTAAGAATATTCTCGAGTTGGCCCACCCAGAAGACCAGGGCTTACTGAGAGACAGCTTCCAACAG GTGGTGAAGCTGAAGGGCCAAGTTTTGTCAGTGATGTTTCGGTTCCGCTCCAAATCGAGAGAATGGATCTGGATGAGAACCAGCTCCTTCACCTTCCAGAACCCATTTTCAGAGGAGATTGAGTATATCATCTGCACCAACGTCAATGTCAA AAACTCGACTCAGGACCCCCTCACTCCTATCTCCTCCCCAGGGGGTTTGCTGCCCCCTTCCTTGGGTCAGAGCAGCCCAAGCGGCCCTCCTGTAGTGCTCAGCCCAGGGCAGGTGGCCACCAG gcagttccagcagcagcagcaggctgagctGGAGGGAGGCGGAGCCAGAGATGGTCTGTATGAGGCAGGACCAATTACCCTCTCACAG ATGCCAGTCCAGCCGGTGCAGCCTGTGACTGCTGCAGGACCAGACCACAGCAAGACCCTTGAGAAGCCAGAGCTCTACTCCGCCCTTTTTCAAGGCCCAGATCAGTCTAAGGGCattccctccacctccactcccTCCACACAGATTTACCCTCCAGCCAACAACTTCACTGCTAGTCGATCCAGTGATGCTTACAG GCCAGTCAATATGACTCCGCAGATGGCACAGCCAACCCACTCAGCAGGACAGATGCTGGCTCAGATGTCTCGTCAGAATGGAGCCCCGCAGTCCGTTACCCCTTCCAGCACTGGCAGCCCCCTCCATGGAGGACCAGCAGGAGGATGGCCTGGAGCTGGAGCTAGACCACAATTTAATAACCAG CAGGTGGCTCCTCAGGCCCCAAAAACCATGTCTCCACCATTTGCTCCCATGGGAGGATTTGGAGGTGGCTCTTCCAACTCTTTTGGCCAGATGCCTACAGGTGCTGCTCCCACCCCCACCAGCGGTGCCAACTACCCACAAATGAATGCTCGTGCCAGCCTCAACACCAACGGTTATG ATGGCTCTCAGTCAGGGGCACAGTTCCCATCTCGAGCAGCCGAGGCAGTGTGGCCCCAGTGGCAAGGCCAGCAGCACTCACAGAGTAATGCAGAGCAGCATCCTCATGCTCAGGGCAACCAGCAAGACATATTTCCT GATGTGTTGTCTATGTTGGACCAGCCTGCCAACTTCAACGGTGATGACTTTGAGATTTCCATGTACCCTTCCTTTAACGAGTGA
- the arnt gene encoding aryl hydrocarbon receptor nuclear translocator isoform X7: MTAYITELSDMVPTCSALARKPDKLTILRMAVSHMKSLRGSGNTNADGSYKPSFLTDQELKHLILEAADGFLFVVSCETGRIVYVSDSLTPVLNQSQSEWLGSSLYDQLHPDDTEKLREQLSTAENNNTGRMLDLKTGTVKKESQQSSARMSMGARRSFICRMRCGSCPVEPLSMNRLNFLRNRNRNGLGAAKEGEPQYVVVHCTGYIKSWPPAGVSLTDDEADNTQGSRYCLVAIGRLQVTCCPSDTDINSISVPVEFISRHNCQGMFTFVDHRCMATVGYQPQDLLGKNILELAHPEDQGLLRDSFQQVVKLKGQVLSVMFRFRSKSREWIWMRTSSFTFQNPFSEEIEYIICTNVNVNRNSTQDPLTPISSPGGLLPPSLGQSSPSGPPVVLSPGQVATRQFQQQQQAELEGGGARDGLYEAGPITLSQMPVQPVQPVTAAGPDHSKTLEKPELYSALFQGPDQSKGIPSTSTPSTQIYPPANNFTASRSSDAYRPVNMTPQMAQPTHSAGQMLAQMSRQNGAPQSVTPSSTGSPLHGGPAGGWPGAGARPQFNNQQQVAPQAPKTMSPPFAPMGGFGGGSSNSFGQMPTGAAPTPTSGANYPQMNARASLNTNGYDGSQSGAQFPSRAAEAVWPQWQGQQHSQSNAEQHPHAQGNQQDIFPDVLSMLDQPANFNGDDFEISMYPSFNE; encoded by the exons ATGACCGCCTACATCACAGAATTATCAGACATGGTGCCCACCTGCAGTGCTCTAGCACGGAAACCGGACAAACTAACCATCCTACGAATGGCTGTGTCCCATATGAAGTCTCTGAGAGGAAGTGGCAATACCAATGCAGATGGGTCGTACAAACCTTCCTTTCTCACTGACCAG GAGCTGAAGCACCTCATCCTGGAGGCAGCCGATGGCTTCCTGTTCGTGGTGTCATGTGAGACCGGTCGCATTGTTTATGTCTCAGACTCCCTGACACCCGTCCTCAACCAGTCACAGTCTGAATGGCTCGGCTCCTCCCTTTATGATCAGCTCCACCCAGATGACACAGAAAAGCTCAGGGAGCAGCTCTCTACTGCAGAGAATAACAACACAG GGAGAATGTTGGACTTGAAGACAGGAACAGTGAAGAAGGAAAGCCAGCAGTCATCAGCCAGAATGAGCATGGGAGCCCGTCGATCATTCATCTGCAGAATGAG gtgTGGTTCGTGTCCAGTGGAACCGTTGTCAATGAACAGACTGAACTTCCTTAGGAACAGAAACAG GAATGGTTTGGGTGCAGCCAAGGAAGGGGAGCCCCAGTATGTAGTGGTCCACTGTACAGGATACATCAAGTCTTGGCCCCCTGCAG ggGTATCATTAACAGATGATGAAGCAGACAACACTCAGGGGAGTCGCTACTGTCTAGTTGCTATTGGGAGATTACAG GTGACTTGTTGCCCAAGtgacacagacataaacagcaTCAGTGTTCCAGTAGAGTTCATCTCACGCCATAACTGCCAGGGCATGTTCACCTTTGTGGACCACCGCTGCATGGCCACTGTCGGCTACCAGCCGCAG GATTTACTTGGTAAGAATATTCTCGAGTTGGCCCACCCAGAAGACCAGGGCTTACTGAGAGACAGCTTCCAACAG GTGGTGAAGCTGAAGGGCCAAGTTTTGTCAGTGATGTTTCGGTTCCGCTCCAAATCGAGAGAATGGATCTGGATGAGAACCAGCTCCTTCACCTTCCAGAACCCATTTTCAGAGGAGATTGAGTATATCATCTGCACCAACGTCAATGTCAA TAGAAACTCGACTCAGGACCCCCTCACTCCTATCTCCTCCCCAGGGGGTTTGCTGCCCCCTTCCTTGGGTCAGAGCAGCCCAAGCGGCCCTCCTGTAGTGCTCAGCCCAGGGCAGGTGGCCACCAG gcagttccagcagcagcagcaggctgagctGGAGGGAGGCGGAGCCAGAGATGGTCTGTATGAGGCAGGACCAATTACCCTCTCACAG ATGCCAGTCCAGCCGGTGCAGCCTGTGACTGCTGCAGGACCAGACCACAGCAAGACCCTTGAGAAGCCAGAGCTCTACTCCGCCCTTTTTCAAGGCCCAGATCAGTCTAAGGGCattccctccacctccactcccTCCACACAGATTTACCCTCCAGCCAACAACTTCACTGCTAGTCGATCCAGTGATGCTTACAG GCCAGTCAATATGACTCCGCAGATGGCACAGCCAACCCACTCAGCAGGACAGATGCTGGCTCAGATGTCTCGTCAGAATGGAGCCCCGCAGTCCGTTACCCCTTCCAGCACTGGCAGCCCCCTCCATGGAGGACCAGCAGGAGGATGGCCTGGAGCTGGAGCTAGACCACAATTTAATAACCAG CAGCAGGTGGCTCCTCAGGCCCCAAAAACCATGTCTCCACCATTTGCTCCCATGGGAGGATTTGGAGGTGGCTCTTCCAACTCTTTTGGCCAGATGCCTACAGGTGCTGCTCCCACCCCCACCAGCGGTGCCAACTACCCACAAATGAATGCTCGTGCCAGCCTCAACACCAACGGTTATG ATGGCTCTCAGTCAGGGGCACAGTTCCCATCTCGAGCAGCCGAGGCAGTGTGGCCCCAGTGGCAAGGCCAGCAGCACTCACAGAGTAATGCAGAGCAGCATCCTCATGCTCAGGGCAACCAGCAAGACATATTTCCT GATGTGTTGTCTATGTTGGACCAGCCTGCCAACTTCAACGGTGATGACTTTGAGATTTCCATGTACCCTTCCTTTAACGAGTGA
- the arnt gene encoding aryl hydrocarbon receptor nuclear translocator isoform X5, translating to MLFHTDMSSSNPELPDPNLGMGASGTQAGGGAVVPKGTNKRRATQDFDDDEGSKLFRCDDETGGSNNDKERFARENHSEIERRRRNKMTAYITELSDMVPTCSALARKPDKLTILRMAVSHMKSLRGSGNTNADGSYKPSFLTDQELKHLILEAADGFLFVVSCETGRIVYVSDSLTPVLNQSQSEWLGSSLYDQLHPDDTEKLREQLSTAENNNTGRMLDLKTGTVKKESQQSSARMSMGARRSFICRMRCGSCPVEPLSMNRLNFLRNRNRNGLGAAKEGEPQYVVVHCTGYIKSWPPAGVSLTDDEADNTQGSRYCLVAIGRLQVTCCPSDTDINSISVPVEFISRHNCQGMFTFVDHRCMATVGYQPQDLLGKNILELAHPEDQGLLRDSFQQVVKLKGQVLSVMFRFRSKSREWIWMRTSSFTFQNPFSEEIEYIICTNVNVKQFQQQQQAELEGGGARDGLYEAGPITLSQMPVQPVQPVTAAGPDHSKTLEKPELYSALFQGPDQSKGIPSTSTPSTQIYPPANNFTASRSSDAYRPVNMTPQMAQPTHSAGQMLAQMSRQNGAPQSVTPSSTGSPLHGGPAGGWPGAGARPQFNNQQQVAPQAPKTMSPPFAPMGGFGGGSSNSFGQMPTGAAPTPTSGANYPQMNARASLNTNGYDGSQSGAQFPSRAAEAVWPQWQGQQHSQSNAEQHPHAQGNQQDIFPDVLSMLDQPANFNGDDFEISMYPSFNE from the exons atgttattcCACACGGACATGTCCTCTTCAAACCCAG AGTTACCAGATCCAAATCTGGGTATGGGGGCAAGTGGGACCCAAGCAGGTGGCGGGGCTGTTGTGCCAAAAGGGACCAACAAGAGACGAGCTac GCAAgactttgatgatgatgaaggaagCAAGTTGTTCAG GTGTGATGATGAAACGGGCGGCTCTAACAATGACAAAGAGCGCTTTGCCAG GGAGAATCACAGTGAGATTGAGAGGCGGAGGCGGAACAAGATGACCGCCTACATCACAGAATTATCAGACATGGTGCCCACCTGCAGTGCTCTAGCACGGAAACCGGACAAACTAACCATCCTACGAATGGCTGTGTCCCATATGAAGTCTCTGAGAGGAAGTGGCAATACCAATGCAGATGGGTCGTACAAACCTTCCTTTCTCACTGACCAG GAGCTGAAGCACCTCATCCTGGAGGCAGCCGATGGCTTCCTGTTCGTGGTGTCATGTGAGACCGGTCGCATTGTTTATGTCTCAGACTCCCTGACACCCGTCCTCAACCAGTCACAGTCTGAATGGCTCGGCTCCTCCCTTTATGATCAGCTCCACCCAGATGACACAGAAAAGCTCAGGGAGCAGCTCTCTACTGCAGAGAATAACAACACAG GGAGAATGTTGGACTTGAAGACAGGAACAGTGAAGAAGGAAAGCCAGCAGTCATCAGCCAGAATGAGCATGGGAGCCCGTCGATCATTCATCTGCAGAATGAG gtgTGGTTCGTGTCCAGTGGAACCGTTGTCAATGAACAGACTGAACTTCCTTAGGAACAGAAACAG GAATGGTTTGGGTGCAGCCAAGGAAGGGGAGCCCCAGTATGTAGTGGTCCACTGTACAGGATACATCAAGTCTTGGCCCCCTGCAG ggGTATCATTAACAGATGATGAAGCAGACAACACTCAGGGGAGTCGCTACTGTCTAGTTGCTATTGGGAGATTACAG GTGACTTGTTGCCCAAGtgacacagacataaacagcaTCAGTGTTCCAGTAGAGTTCATCTCACGCCATAACTGCCAGGGCATGTTCACCTTTGTGGACCACCGCTGCATGGCCACTGTCGGCTACCAGCCGCAG GATTTACTTGGTAAGAATATTCTCGAGTTGGCCCACCCAGAAGACCAGGGCTTACTGAGAGACAGCTTCCAACAG GTGGTGAAGCTGAAGGGCCAAGTTTTGTCAGTGATGTTTCGGTTCCGCTCCAAATCGAGAGAATGGATCTGGATGAGAACCAGCTCCTTCACCTTCCAGAACCCATTTTCAGAGGAGATTGAGTATATCATCTGCACCAACGTCAATGTCAA gcagttccagcagcagcagcaggctgagctGGAGGGAGGCGGAGCCAGAGATGGTCTGTATGAGGCAGGACCAATTACCCTCTCACAG ATGCCAGTCCAGCCGGTGCAGCCTGTGACTGCTGCAGGACCAGACCACAGCAAGACCCTTGAGAAGCCAGAGCTCTACTCCGCCCTTTTTCAAGGCCCAGATCAGTCTAAGGGCattccctccacctccactcccTCCACACAGATTTACCCTCCAGCCAACAACTTCACTGCTAGTCGATCCAGTGATGCTTACAG GCCAGTCAATATGACTCCGCAGATGGCACAGCCAACCCACTCAGCAGGACAGATGCTGGCTCAGATGTCTCGTCAGAATGGAGCCCCGCAGTCCGTTACCCCTTCCAGCACTGGCAGCCCCCTCCATGGAGGACCAGCAGGAGGATGGCCTGGAGCTGGAGCTAGACCACAATTTAATAACCAG CAGCAGGTGGCTCCTCAGGCCCCAAAAACCATGTCTCCACCATTTGCTCCCATGGGAGGATTTGGAGGTGGCTCTTCCAACTCTTTTGGCCAGATGCCTACAGGTGCTGCTCCCACCCCCACCAGCGGTGCCAACTACCCACAAATGAATGCTCGTGCCAGCCTCAACACCAACGGTTATG ATGGCTCTCAGTCAGGGGCACAGTTCCCATCTCGAGCAGCCGAGGCAGTGTGGCCCCAGTGGCAAGGCCAGCAGCACTCACAGAGTAATGCAGAGCAGCATCCTCATGCTCAGGGCAACCAGCAAGACATATTTCCT GATGTGTTGTCTATGTTGGACCAGCCTGCCAACTTCAACGGTGATGACTTTGAGATTTCCATGTACCCTTCCTTTAACGAGTGA
- the arnt gene encoding aryl hydrocarbon receptor nuclear translocator isoform X6, which yields MLFHTDMSSSNPELPDPNLGMGASGTQAGGGAVVPKGTNKRRATQDFDDDEGSKLFRCDDETGGSNNDKERFARENHSEIERRRRNKMTAYITELSDMVPTCSALARKPDKLTILRMAVSHMKSLRGSGNTNADGSYKPSFLTDQELKHLILEAADGFLFVVSCETGRIVYVSDSLTPVLNQSQSEWLGSSLYDQLHPDDTEKLREQLSTAENNNTGRMLDLKTGTVKKESQQSSARMSMGARRSFICRMRCGSCPVEPLSMNRLNFLRNRNRNGLGAAKEGEPQYVVVHCTGYIKSWPPAGVSLTDDEADNTQGSRYCLVAIGRLQVTCCPSDTDINSISVPVEFISRHNCQGMFTFVDHRCMATVGYQPQDLLGKNILELAHPEDQGLLRDSFQQVVKLKGQVLSVMFRFRSKSREWIWMRTSSFTFQNPFSEEIEYIICTNVNVKQFQQQQQAELEGGGARDGLYEAGPITLSQMPVQPVQPVTAAGPDHSKTLEKPELYSALFQGPDQSKGIPSTSTPSTQIYPPANNFTASRSSDAYRPVNMTPQMAQPTHSAGQMLAQMSRQNGAPQSVTPSSTGSPLHGGPAGGWPGAGARPQFNNQQVAPQAPKTMSPPFAPMGGFGGGSSNSFGQMPTGAAPTPTSGANYPQMNARASLNTNGYDGSQSGAQFPSRAAEAVWPQWQGQQHSQSNAEQHPHAQGNQQDIFPDVLSMLDQPANFNGDDFEISMYPSFNE from the exons atgttattcCACACGGACATGTCCTCTTCAAACCCAG AGTTACCAGATCCAAATCTGGGTATGGGGGCAAGTGGGACCCAAGCAGGTGGCGGGGCTGTTGTGCCAAAAGGGACCAACAAGAGACGAGCTac GCAAgactttgatgatgatgaaggaagCAAGTTGTTCAG GTGTGATGATGAAACGGGCGGCTCTAACAATGACAAAGAGCGCTTTGCCAG GGAGAATCACAGTGAGATTGAGAGGCGGAGGCGGAACAAGATGACCGCCTACATCACAGAATTATCAGACATGGTGCCCACCTGCAGTGCTCTAGCACGGAAACCGGACAAACTAACCATCCTACGAATGGCTGTGTCCCATATGAAGTCTCTGAGAGGAAGTGGCAATACCAATGCAGATGGGTCGTACAAACCTTCCTTTCTCACTGACCAG GAGCTGAAGCACCTCATCCTGGAGGCAGCCGATGGCTTCCTGTTCGTGGTGTCATGTGAGACCGGTCGCATTGTTTATGTCTCAGACTCCCTGACACCCGTCCTCAACCAGTCACAGTCTGAATGGCTCGGCTCCTCCCTTTATGATCAGCTCCACCCAGATGACACAGAAAAGCTCAGGGAGCAGCTCTCTACTGCAGAGAATAACAACACAG GGAGAATGTTGGACTTGAAGACAGGAACAGTGAAGAAGGAAAGCCAGCAGTCATCAGCCAGAATGAGCATGGGAGCCCGTCGATCATTCATCTGCAGAATGAG gtgTGGTTCGTGTCCAGTGGAACCGTTGTCAATGAACAGACTGAACTTCCTTAGGAACAGAAACAG GAATGGTTTGGGTGCAGCCAAGGAAGGGGAGCCCCAGTATGTAGTGGTCCACTGTACAGGATACATCAAGTCTTGGCCCCCTGCAG ggGTATCATTAACAGATGATGAAGCAGACAACACTCAGGGGAGTCGCTACTGTCTAGTTGCTATTGGGAGATTACAG GTGACTTGTTGCCCAAGtgacacagacataaacagcaTCAGTGTTCCAGTAGAGTTCATCTCACGCCATAACTGCCAGGGCATGTTCACCTTTGTGGACCACCGCTGCATGGCCACTGTCGGCTACCAGCCGCAG GATTTACTTGGTAAGAATATTCTCGAGTTGGCCCACCCAGAAGACCAGGGCTTACTGAGAGACAGCTTCCAACAG GTGGTGAAGCTGAAGGGCCAAGTTTTGTCAGTGATGTTTCGGTTCCGCTCCAAATCGAGAGAATGGATCTGGATGAGAACCAGCTCCTTCACCTTCCAGAACCCATTTTCAGAGGAGATTGAGTATATCATCTGCACCAACGTCAATGTCAA gcagttccagcagcagcagcaggctgagctGGAGGGAGGCGGAGCCAGAGATGGTCTGTATGAGGCAGGACCAATTACCCTCTCACAG ATGCCAGTCCAGCCGGTGCAGCCTGTGACTGCTGCAGGACCAGACCACAGCAAGACCCTTGAGAAGCCAGAGCTCTACTCCGCCCTTTTTCAAGGCCCAGATCAGTCTAAGGGCattccctccacctccactcccTCCACACAGATTTACCCTCCAGCCAACAACTTCACTGCTAGTCGATCCAGTGATGCTTACAG GCCAGTCAATATGACTCCGCAGATGGCACAGCCAACCCACTCAGCAGGACAGATGCTGGCTCAGATGTCTCGTCAGAATGGAGCCCCGCAGTCCGTTACCCCTTCCAGCACTGGCAGCCCCCTCCATGGAGGACCAGCAGGAGGATGGCCTGGAGCTGGAGCTAGACCACAATTTAATAACCAG CAGGTGGCTCCTCAGGCCCCAAAAACCATGTCTCCACCATTTGCTCCCATGGGAGGATTTGGAGGTGGCTCTTCCAACTCTTTTGGCCAGATGCCTACAGGTGCTGCTCCCACCCCCACCAGCGGTGCCAACTACCCACAAATGAATGCTCGTGCCAGCCTCAACACCAACGGTTATG ATGGCTCTCAGTCAGGGGCACAGTTCCCATCTCGAGCAGCCGAGGCAGTGTGGCCCCAGTGGCAAGGCCAGCAGCACTCACAGAGTAATGCAGAGCAGCATCCTCATGCTCAGGGCAACCAGCAAGACATATTTCCT GATGTGTTGTCTATGTTGGACCAGCCTGCCAACTTCAACGGTGATGACTTTGAGATTTCCATGTACCCTTCCTTTAACGAGTGA